One segment of Panicum virgatum strain AP13 chromosome 1K, P.virgatum_v5, whole genome shotgun sequence DNA contains the following:
- the LOC120656116 gene encoding amino acid transporter AVT6A-like, whose product MVMPISSGGDHAAETESTESLLPKNQQRGGGGGDGDEGGGDDFHGASFAGAVFNLSTTIVGAGIMALPATMKVLGLAPGLVLIVLAAVLTDASIELLVRYSRAAGAKSYGRAMGDAFGAFGRGFLQLCVVVNNVGVMVVYMIIIGDVLSGTSSHGVHHHGVIEGWFGPNRWNGRFAILTITTFGVFAPLASFKRVDSLRFTSAVSVALAVVFVVITAGIAIFKLARGQIPMPQLFPDVHDWPSVWRLFTAAPVLVTAYICHYNVHPIYNELRDSLQIRPIVRTSLLLCSAVYITTSFFGFLLFGDATLDDVLANFDANLGIPYSSFFNDAVRVSYVLHLMLVFPIVFHALRLNMDGLLFPSARPLSCDNRRFAVLTAALLAVIFLAANFIPNIWDAFQFTGATASVCVAYIFPAAITLRDRHGIARKRDKLLAVFMIVLAVVANAVAVYSDACS is encoded by the exons ATGGTGATGCCGATCTCAAGCGGCGGCGACCACGCCGCGGAGACCGAGAGCACCGagtcgctcctccccaagaacCAGCagcgcgggggcgggggcggcgacggGGACGAAGGCGGTGGCGACGACTTCCACGGCGCGTCCTTCGCCGGCGCGGTGTTCAACCTGTCCACCACCATCGTCGGCGCGGGCATCATGGCGCTCCCGGCCACCATGAAGGTGCTCGGCCTCGCCCCGGGCCTCGTCCTCATCGTGCTCGCCGCGGTGCTCACGGACGCCTCCATCGAACTCCTCGTGCGCTACAGCCGCGCCGCGGGCGCCAAGTCCTACGGCAGGGCCATGGGCGACGCCTTCGGGGCCTTCGGCAGGGGCTTCCTCCAGCTTTGCGTCGTCGTCAACAACGTCGGCGTCATGGTCGTCTACATGATCATCATCG GTGACGTGCTCTCTGGAACCTCCTCCCACGGCGTGCACCACCATGGCGTGATAGAAGGATGGTTCGGCCCAAACCGGTGGAACGGGCGCTTCGCCATCCTCACGATCACCACCTTCGGCGTGTTCGCTCCGCTGGCATCTTTCAAGCGCGTCG ACTCGCTGAGATTCACGTCTGCTGTATCGGTCGCTCTGGCCGTTGTGTTCGTCGTGATCACCGCCGGGATCGCCATCTTCAAGCTGGCGAGAGGGCAGATTCCGATGCCTCAGCTGTTCCCCGATGTCCATGACTGGCCGTCCGTCTGGAGGCTCTTCACAGCGGCTCCAGTTCTTGTCACCGCTTATATTTGCCACTACAACG TTCACCCAATTTACAACGAGCTCAGGGATTCTCTGCAGATCAGGCCCATAGTGCGCACGTCGCTGCTGCTGTGCTCGGCCGTGTACATCACCACCAGCTTCTTCGGCTTCCTCCTCTTCGGCGACGCGACGCTCGACGACGTCCTGGCCAACTTCGACGCCAACCTCGGCATCCCCTACAGCTCCTTCTTCAACGACGCCGTCAGGGTGAGCTACGTGCTCCACCTCATGCTCGTCTTCCCCATCGTGTTCCACGCGCTGCGGCTCAACATGGACGGCCTCCTGTTCCCGTCGGCGCGGCCGCTGTCCTGCGACAACCGGAGGTTCGCCGTGCTCACAGCGGCGCTCCTCGCCGTGATCTTCCTCGCCGCCAACTTCATCCCCAACATCTGGGACGCCTTCCAGTTCACCGGAGCCACCGCTTCTGTCTGCGTTGCCTACATCTTTCCCGCGGCGATCACGTTAAG GGATCGTCATGGCATAGCAAGGAAGAGAGACAAGCTCCTGGCAGTGTTCATGATTGTTCTTGCTGTGGTGGCAAACGCAGTGGCCGTGTACAGCGACGCTTGCTCATGA
- the LOC120640458 gene encoding putative U-box domain-containing protein 42, whose protein sequence is MLSVATINVSQENSMESVRATMERQTARRTQTNATQMIESLLANVNLAKDLSARCKGRSLQLKDDEIQNIAQDLDNVLQNIYDELCRIPAPAFRSNAYMDVLIKSQSMRGYSEPDISMNVIGNWPRRSLRDNDTPKLVDFLQGMYHESHEYGGQMFNTLPEVAEYIEPLYDAFFCPLTNEIMTDPVTTESGVTCDRRAIEEYIERFSDSSEPIYCPVTKMPMQSKTVMSNASLKSVIEEWTMRNEAMRVRIARTALSLSTADHMVLEAMHELKLLAKLRGKNRELMHKIGVTKFLARLLDNHNPQIQCDALELLCLLAEDEEGKDIIGKTKAIARTVKLLSINTTGERHAAISFLLELSRSQLLLENIGSTPGSILILTTMKINNTDDPIAAEKAGAVLKNLEKCPKNIKYMAESGYLEPLQSYLVEGSEEMQMEMVSFLSELVQEQELTIDINRSTSEILIKMAHSCNPRARKAAFDVLVQLSLHRPNSKMLVDTGAVPVMIEELFIRKVDDEPVNSMASAATILANIVESGIDPDTTVVNKEGHVLTSKYSIYNFMHMLKCFMPDDLNLSIIRVLLALTALAKPLATVVSVIREDHRGHAIVELMSSPMEALSLAATKLLITLSPHIGHTIVERLCKSQGQPRKLVKSISHAGRITEWQAALAMLLARLPYRNTSLNVALVQEGAVLTILSAIKEMQNGASRSSKHAVPYMEGLVGALVRLTATLYSPEVLKVAMDHNLASFLTELLSRPAGSDEVQRLAAVGLENMSYLSIKLSQPPPNELLSKKNSILKLLKDSKAHSNNKKSTHHQVNLCLVHRGVCSPATTFCLLEAGAVEGLLGCLENDNVRVVEAALGALCTLLDERVDVEKSVAALSELDAARRVLGALRQHRQNVLWQKCFCVVEKLLEHGDDRCLREVTGDRMLPTALVSAFHRGDASTKQAAESILRRLHKMPDYSATYVSMEF, encoded by the exons ATGTTATCAGTAGCTACCATCAATGTCAGCCAAGAGAACTCCATGGAATCAGTCAGGGCAACAATGGAGCGTCAAACAGCTCGCAGGACCCAGACCAATGCGACACAGATGATAGAATCTCTTCTTGCCAATGTCAATCTTGCTAAAGATCTTTCTGCAAGGTGCAAAGGCAGATCATTGCAACTCAAGGATGATGAGATACAAAACATAGCACAAGACCTGGACAATGTCTTGCAGAACATATATGATGAGCTTTGTAGGATACCAGCACCAGCATTTAGAAGTAATGCTTATATGGATGTGCTTATCAAATCACAATCAATGAGGGGTTACTCTGAGCCTGATATATCCATGAATGTAATTGGCAACTGGCCTAGGAGGTCTCTTCGTGATAATGATACTCCGAAGCTGGTGGACTTTCTGCAGGGAATGTACCATGAGTCACATGAATATGGTGGCCAGATGTTCAATACTCTCCCGGAGGTTGCAGAATACATCGAGCCACTGTATGATGCGTTCTTCTGTCCACTGACGAATGAGATAATGACTGATCCTGTGACAACTGAGAGTGGTGTGACATGTGACAGGAGAGCCATAGAGGAGTATATTGAGAGGTTTTCAGACAGTTCTGAACCTATCTATTGCCCTGTCACAAAAATGCCAATGCAAAGTAAGACAGTGATGAGCAATGCTTCCCTAAAGAgtgtaattgaagaatggaCAATGAGGAATGAGGCCATGCGTGTGAGGATTGCTCGCACTGCCCTCTCCCTGTCAACTGCAGACCACATGGTGCTTGAAGCCATGCATGAGCTGAAGTTGCTGGCCAAGTTGAGGGGGAAGAACAGGGAACTGATGCATAAGATCGGGGTCACCAAGTTCTTAGCACGATTGTTGGACAACCacaatccgcagattcaatgtgaTGCACTGGAGCTTCTGTGTTTGTTAGCTGAAGATGAAGAAGGAAAG GATATAATTGGAAAAACTAAGGCCATTGCCCGGACAGTAAAGCTACTGTCAATTAATACTACTGGTGAAAGGCATGCAGCCATCTCTTTCTTGCTGGAGCTTTCAAGGTCACAGTTACTGTTGGAGAATATTGGCTCAACACCTGGAAGTATTCTGATCCTCACCACAATGAAGATCAACAATACAGATGATCCAATTGCTGCTGAGAAAGCTGGAGCTGTCCTTAAGAACCTGGAGAAGTGTCCGAAGAACATCAAGTACATGGCGGAAAGTGGCTACTTAGAACCTCTTCAGAGTTATCTAGTGGAAG GCTCAGAAGAGATGCAGATGGAGATGGTCAGTTTCCTCAGCGAGCTGGTCCAAGAGCAGGAGCTCACCATTGACATCAACAGAAGCACGTCCGAAATCCTCATCAAGATGGCGCACAGCTGCAACCCCAGGGCCCGCAAGGCAGCGTTCGATGTCCTTGTCCAGCTTTCCTTGCACCGCCCCAACAGCAAGATGCTTGTTGACACAGGAGCTGTGCCTGTCATGATTGAGGAACTGTTCATCCGAAAGGTAGATGATGAGCCAGTGAACTCCATGGCCAGTGCTGCCACCATCCTTGCCAACATTGTTGAGTCAGGCATTGATCCAGACACCACGGTGGTGAACAAGGAAGGCCACGTTCTGACATCGAAATACTCCATCTACAACTTTATGCACATGCTCAAGTGCTTCATGCCGGATGACCTCAACCTCAGCATCATCCGTGTCCTGCTAGCACTCACAGCGCTCGCCAAGCCGCTGGCCACTGTGGTTTCAGTCATCAGGGAGGACCACCGCGGCCATGCCATTGTCGAGCTCATGAGCTCCCCGATGGAGGCGCTCAGCCTCGCAGCGACGAAGCTACTGATCACCCTGTCCCCACACATTGGCCACACCATTGTAGAGAGGCTCTGCAAGTCACAAGGGCAGCCACGCAAGCTGGTCAAAAGCATCAGTCACGCCGGCCGCATCACTGAATGGCAAGCTGCATTGGCAATGCTCCTCGCGAGGCTGCCGTACCGGAACACCTCGCTTAACGTCGCACTTGTGCAGGAGGGTGCCGTGCTGACCATACTGAGTGCAATAAAAGAGATGCAGAATGGCGCTTCTAGATCAAGTAAGCATGCAGTGCCCTACATGGAGGGTCTCGTGGGTGCACTTGTGCGGCTTACCGCAACTCTGTACAGTCCTGAAGTGTTGAAGGTGGCCATGGACCACAACCTGGCTTCATTTCTCACTGAGCTGCTCAGCAGACCAGCTGGAAGTGACGAGGTACAACGCCTTGCTGCGGTGGGGCTCGAGAACATGAGTTACCTATCCATCAAACTGTCCCAGCCGCCGCCGAATGAGCTGCTGTCAAAGAAGAACTCCATACTAAAGCTCCTGAAGGACTCGAAGGCGCACAGCAACAACAAGAAGAGCACACACCACCAGGTCAACCTTTGCCTGGTTCACCGGGGAGTCTGTTCCCCAGCGACGACCTTCTGCCTCCTCGAGGCGGGCGCCGTGGAGGGCCTCCTGGGCTGCCTTGAGAATGACAACGTCCGGGTGGTGGAGGCCGCTCTTGGAGCGCTGTGCACTCTCCTCGACGAGAGAGTGGACGTCGAGAAGAGCGTGGCTGCCCTCTCTGAGCTCGATGCGGCTCGGCGCGTGCTCGGCGCGCTGAGGCAGCACCGGCAGAACGTGCTGTGGCAGAAGTGCTTCTgcgtggtggagaagctcctggAGCACGGCGACGACCGGTGCCTGAGGGAAGTGACCGGCGACCGGATGCTGCCCACGGCGCTGGTGAGCGCCTTCCACAGAGGGGACGCGAGCACCAAGCAGGCCGCCGAGAGCATCCTCAGGCGGCTGCACAAGATGCCCGATTACTCTGCAACCTATGTGTCCATGGAGTTCTAG
- the LOC120640480 gene encoding protein FAM32A-like, whose amino-acid sequence MSEYQNVVGGRLKLKGKALDVKEGGVKKKKKKKQHREESSQIGHDELNEGGNSELPTDPNSELTEADKMGEEEGNPHPDYDHLTPAERRYMEQKQKIDMQKLAKVANKSHRDRIQDFNQYLANLSEHYDIPKVGPG is encoded by the exons ATGTCCGAGTACCAAAATGTCGTTGGGGGGAGGCTGAAGCTGAAGGGGAAAGCGCTGGATGTCAAGGAAGGTGGagtcaagaaaaagaagaagaagaagcagcacCGTGAGGAGTCGTCTCAGATTGGGCATGATGAACTTAATGAAG GTGGAAACTCTGAATTGCCAACCGATCCTAACAGTGAGCTGACTGAAGCGGACAAGatgggagaggaggaagggaacCCACATCCTGATTACGACCACCTCACACCAGCCGAGAGACGCTACATGGAACAGAAGCAGAAGATTGACATGCAGAAGTTGGCCAAAGTTGCCAACAAATCACACAGGGACCGGATCCAGGACTTCAACCAGTACTTGGCAAACCTTAGCGAGCATTACGACATCCCAAAAGTTGGTCCCGGCTAA
- the LOC120640488 gene encoding E3 ubiquitin-protein ligase CIP8-like, with translation MANDSLAHHMLRPLAAGCCSDVDEYDEEEPANVAFPSFWPPFPALSSDSDSDSDAAASFVRPSVDRPRGRETAASSFFGLGFHDGDDDDWAPPDEEDGEVELPLCWDCLQLEDHDSHPRWDVGVSDADEWEQVAAAREEEEEAAAASAVRSLEWEVLLAANSLGSLVVDDAGDVETYFLDDADDLLFGQLAAAEADHGPQGKCGRPAAKAAVEALPTVVVAEGDAQCAVCKDGVEAGERARRLPCAHLYHDVCILPWLAIRNTCPLCRHELPTDDPEYEKWKARGAAGGGGEADPRAPATGTMSSSGYLDGWIGAGEQTNLLQ, from the coding sequence ATGGCCAACGATTCCCTCGCCCACCACATGCTgcgccccctcgccgccggctgctgctcCGACGTTGACGAGTACGACGAGGAGGAGCCCGCCAACGTCGCCTTTCCCTCCTTCTGGCCGCCCTTCCCGGCCCTCTCGtccgactccgactccgactccgacgccgccgccagcttCGTGCGCCCGAGCGTGGACCGGCCCCGGGGCCGGGAGACCGCCGCGTCGTCTTTCTTCGGGCTCGGCTTCCACGacggggacgacgacgactggGCGCCGCCGGACGAGGAGGACGGGGAGGTCGAGCTGCCGCTCTGCTGGGATTGCCTGCAGCTGGAGGACCACGACAGCCACCCGCGGTGGGACGTGGGCGTCAGCGACGCCGATGAGTGGGAgcaggtcgccgccgccagggaagaggaggaggaggcagccgCGGCGTCCGCGGTGAGGAGCCTGGAGTGGGAGGTGCTGCTCGCCGCCAACAGCCTGGGGAGCCTCGTGGtggacgacgccggcgacgtCGAGACGTACTTCCttgacgacgccgacgacctgCTGTTcgggcagctcgccgccgcggaggcggaCCACGGCCCGCAGGGCAAGTGCGGGCGCCCCGCGGCGAAGGCCGCCGTGGAGGCCCTCCCGACGGTGGTGGTCGCGGAGGGCGACGCGCAGTGCGCGGTGTGCAAGGACGGCGTCGAGGCCGGGGAGCGCGCCCGGAGGCTGCCGTGCGCGCACCTCTACCACGACGTCTGCATCCTGCCGTGGCTCGCCATCCGCAACACGTGCCCGCTCTGCCGCCACGAGCTGCCCACCGACGACCCCGAGTACGAGAAGTGGAAGGCGAGGGGGGCCGCCgggggcggtggcgaggcggaCCCCCGTGCGCCGGCGACAGGTACGATGTCTTCGTCAGGCTACCTTGATGGATGGATAGGTGCAGGGGAACAGACTAACTTGCTTCAATAA